Within Lolium rigidum isolate FL_2022 chromosome 5, APGP_CSIRO_Lrig_0.1, whole genome shotgun sequence, the genomic segment ACGGGGCAAGGTCGGCGGTCATGTATTTAGATCTGGGAGATTGCTAGGCGGCACTGCATACTTGTGGGGTGGCGTTTTCTCGGTGGTCaatggccgccgccggcggcccaTTTCTTCCCTCTCAGTTCGTGGAGAGGAAGTTGGAGCCTTGGAGGTGCGGTACCAAATCTGGTTGGAGCCTTAATCTAGTGCTTGCCAGGGAGCCATGGCTAGTGGGGAGCTTGGTAACTTGCAGGGTGGAGGGTTTGGTCTTGCTCCACATGTGTTATCTTCTCCCCTCCAGCCAGATTGGACAAATACTGGGCATTCCGTCTCGATCACGTGTTCACCTAGGACGGCCTGCTGTTAGCACACTGCGGGAGTGCTAGCAGCAGGTTTTGTATTGGCACCGTCTCTAGGTCTCAGCATGCTAGGATGTCGGTGGGTTAGATGGTACATTGGTGAAAGCACCGCAAGGCTTCGGCCATTGCCGGCAACGACGACATCCAAGGATGTCGtttacctccttggaggcgtggccaTAATGCCCATCTGGTTACCGATTGCCTTCTATTTAGCACGGTTGTTACCCTTATGACTTGCATATGTTTTGAGTTTGATGCCTTGACCCATGTTGCCGTGGCTTCTTTTAAACGGTTTGCGTGACCACTTGTGGGCCTAGGGGTTAGTCTGAGTTGTGCCATGCCACGGGAAGCTACCAGTAGTTTCACCAGCCGATTGACAGCTTGGTTGTTAGGGAAAGACATAGGGGTCTTTTGGGGTGGGGGTTGGAGCTTTCGCGAAAGCTGTGAAAGGCTATGTCCGGTGCCGACAACGACGACGTCCGCGAGCGCCGTTTCCCTTCCTGGAGGTGTTGTCATGAAGTTTCCCCTTTTGAACGGAGTTTCGTCTTCTCATTGGTGCAGTTAGCTGGTGTCCGGAGTGTTGGTGGTCCTCTGCATGCCAAGATGTGAAGTGGTGCTGGTATGATCTGGTGCAGTTCCTCGGTGTAGCGTCTCGGTGCTTGAAGGTTCAAGTAAAGCCCCCAGTATTTAGGCGAAGACTTGCGCTTCCTTTGGAGTGCTAGTAGATCGAAGCTTAGCCCTGCTCTGCTCGCTCTCCTTCTCTATGGCTTTAGCTTTTCACACCTATGCTTGTATCTCTAGCTAGTATTttcagtttttctttttttttcttttggatgtCTGTGGTTGTTTTGTTGTAATCCTGACAGGTTGATGGGTTCGTTAATTTAAAACCGGGTTTATTTTGAGTCTTCCGTCTAAAATTTGAGAAAGTATTTGTTCTGGATGCATCCGGTGAAAAAATTGTATGGATATTATCTGATCAATAAACTgctgagaaagaaaaacaaatattccctctattttgtcattttttttaAAAGTACGGAGCTTGTTTTATCGATTGAATTCCGCAATTCCGGGACCAAACGAGACGAACCAGCGCGGTACAGAATCGACCGTCAACACGTAGCCCGCGCCCCTTCTGTCTTTGCTAAAACAAGAAACGGCACATTTCTCTCTTGTCTCACCCGCCGAACTCGTGCCCTTGCTTTCCTCCTctaggcggcggcgccatggaagtcGACGGAGGCGGAGATCAATCTGCACCATCCCCTGGCCTCGTCCGTGGGAAGAAGAGGCCGCCTTCCCCCTCATCTTTACCGGGCGACGGCGAGGGCTCACCcaccagcgacgaggacgacaacCCATGGGCGATTaccgacgacgaagaggaggatgaatACCAAGGTAATGTACCTACAGCTTCACTTGCTTCCTCTATCGGCTTCTGTTGAGTGGTTGCTTAGTTTCGATCCCACGTGTATCGTCGTGTAATTGGCTCCCTGTATTAGAAATCGGTGGATCCTGATCTAAGAAATTTCACCAAGAACGATATTTTTCTTCGTATGCTGAGTTAGTAAGTAACAGCGGGGTACTCTTTGAATTTCCACCGGTACATTGCGTTGCTGATTCGCGATCTAATCACCGCTTGAATATTACAGTATATGGCTGTTTCACTGGAGCTTTTACTACAGTAGTTAGTTCGGACCCGTTATTCTTATCTGATCGAGCTGTGGACATATTTTTAGTAACCAACTAAGCAGCCacgcacttgatatgaatcacatTTCACTTCAAACACATTTGTCTAAAAGTACTACAGCCTTGTGGAGCGCAATTGATTCCGAAGTTAAGATTTCTCAATGTATTCATCTATGCATTTTGAACCATCTAATTCTATCATCCATATAAATATTAGATGATGCTCGATCAATGGTTTTTGCATGTAGGGAAATACAGGCCCTATACAGTTGATGATTTCCCAAGAGTTAGCACTTATGAGCAGCAAGATGAATTATACGAAAATCCAGAGAGTTCTCTTCGAGGCCCAAAACTTCTCTGGAGCTTACGAGCATTCAAGCCAGAAATTGAAAGCCATCCATGCGGTACTCAGTATCGGCTCAGCGATGAATCTGAAAGTTAGTATTTTCTTCTATGCAAAGCTGTCTTTTATCATGTTATCATGTAAGCAAAAGTTGAAACCTTCTGAGTTTAGGAAAATACCACTTTTTTATTTTATCAGCTATATACATCTTCCACAATTAAGTTATCCTCTGCTGTCCAGTTAGCTTAACCTGACGTCGAGTGTCTGGTTATACCTTCATCCAGTTAGCTTaaacttttttgtttttgttttgaccaTGATACTGTTTTTCTTTCTTAGTAGAAGCATGGTTAGGCACTTAGGCACTTAGGCTTAACCTTAATATTTAATTTGCATGATTTGACTCTGGGAATCACAATTTATCTTCTACCCTATAGATCTTCTAGTACAGCAAATAAAAATACTCAATGAAGGTGGACATACTGCCTTCCTTTCATATGAGCATAACATTTTTGTGGTATTGAACTGAACTGTTAGCATTTGGTAGTATCTTTTGATGGAACCAGCCTTTTGTTTCTCATATGTCTTACTGACTGCAAATCTCTGTATACACCTCATGCTTTGTTTGTTCATTTTGCAGTCAGTGTCCACAATGTTGGGACCATCGATTGTTCAAATGAATGTCGTTGCTTTTCCATGAACTTGCTGCAGTTCATTGGTCTCAAGATAGCTGGTTATCACCATGCCCAACCGGGATCTGCCAAAATATTTGGGTTTTTCGCGACACGGGATCAAATCGAACCTTTGCGCAATTATGTCTACAGGCGAGAGATTGAAAATTATGAAGCTGTAACCGTGAAGCCAAATAcggtattttttttttaaaaaaacttgcaAGTTGCTACATGTATGCTTATTTTATTGTTCTGAAGATACCTATGCATGAGATTGCAGCATCATAATAAAGCTCTATAAGTAGGATTTGTTCCGTACATTTGACATATTGTCCTCAATCTATGCTGCAGCACATGAATAATACGCAACCTAACGGTGCCGTACGGAGTTACATAATGACTAGTTATTCTTAAGCTTAACAGTTTGCTTAATTATATGATAAACATGTGATGGTAGGCGATCTACTTCTGATCAGTAATTCTAATCTACGATGTGATGATACTTTATCCTTATTGTAGGGTATGGCACGTTTAACACTGGGTAGCCCTGCTCGAGGTATTTGCATGACAAGCCatgtgttgtttgaattcaagcTTTGTGTACATACTGAAATCCCAGCTGAAAATGGTCCCAAAGATGACCTTCTGATCGAAGGATGCGCTGAATTCAGCAACATGATGGAAACAAAATCATTCAGTCAGAATCGACGTATTTATGGGGAGAAGTGTGGACTGGATGTGAAGTTCCTGGTGCTGATTAATGCGGTACAAgcatttgttgatgttgagatccTCCGTGCTCCTGCTTGTGGCTTTAATCTGAATCTCTATGCCAAGACCAGTGGTTTCAGTGATGTGATTCGTCTCTACCAAGGAAGTGCGGAAGCTGCCTGCAGAATGAGTTCAGTTGTAGCGGTGGAGATACGCAGTTACCTTGATCTTCGTATCGAAGGGACCCCGAAAGATGACGGAGGAGTTTCTCAGAATCTGCTGCCTTGTGTGTGGGGTGATAGGTTCGATTCCTGCTACCATGGAACGGTGGATAAAGTTGTGAATCTCGACGAATTCACCATCGTTTCAGTGAAGATCACCTGGAGAACCGTTGATTGACACGTAGCTTAGTCGTCCTGCTTTGAGCCGTCAAACATCAATATTCTTCTGGTGCTAAAGTAATGTTAGTGTTTGTATGAACCTATTTTTCTACTGGAGTTATATATAATGCCACTTTGTAAACATTATTTTATCTGGTGCTAAGTAATGTTAGTGTTTGAGCCATTGAATGTTATATGGGTACCTCTAGTGCTAACTAGAGTTGGTGTTTGTATGAACCTATTTGTGTGCTGCTAAGTAAAGCTTGTGTCTGTTATAACCTATTTGTGTAGTGAAGTTATATATTGTTATTCACTTTGTAAACATTATTATTTTATTTGTTGTAATGTGAACCTAAGATGAACAATTTGTGTGTATCCACTACTAGCTGTCTTGGTTTAGAGGGACTTGAGAGAAAAATGCCACGTTCGCATTGATCGAGCATTGCATTGCAccgttttttctttctttatccCAACAGTAGATAACACCAATACAGTTTAAAACTGCAAGATTTTCAAGCACACAAGTTGGTGGCCGATCTTTGCAGGCAGGCTAAGTGATATGGACAAGTCAAAAACACGAGGCAGGAGCATATATCGGTGTACTATTTCTCAAAGAAACTTTGAAGCTAGTAGTTCTCAAGAATGCTTTATCTTGTATCTTCTTATTCGGAGATAAATGGTCTTCCAAGAAATGGAAAGGGATGCATTCAAGACAAATAAATTGTTGTACTGTTCCAGCCTTGGACCATTGTATGTTTGATCTGGCTTCATAATAGCACTACTGGCAAATTAAAGGGATACAAGGGGATTACTGTATTGTTATTCAAGTAAAACTCATGCTAGATCAAGTTCTCATTTACTCATCATTCTGCATCCTCTGTTTTGGCTCTATCCGGATATTACAGATGGAACGGAGGAAATATACAACCATGAAGCAATTAAAGAGCAAATGATTTATTTCTCTTGCCAAGAAAAGATGGAAACGTCCCACAGCCTCAGAACATGTTTCAATTAGGAAGGAGGGGAGAACCAAAAAGAGGAGACCAAACTACATACTGGCTGGGTGGCTGGTAGAAGAAGCAAGTAACATCAAGAAAAAACATAGAAGAAGCTTTTGAAATCAGGAGCACAAAGCTCCTACCCATCAACCACAATTCACACAAAAGAAAGCAGGATTGAAATGCTATTAAGCAAATACCAatattgctttttttttctttatcgaaaaaaataccaACATTGGATACTTCCGAAGCTCTTGTTTTTTGTCAAGCTGTTTCTCTAGGTCTGTTCAACCCTTGACTCCACGACTATGGATCGGTCTCGTGTGGGGGTCCTAGTAGTCGACGTCATCACATAATCTCATTTCAGCCTCGTTTGTCCATGTGAAGCGCGGCAGCTGAATGAAGCAACTATATCTCAGCAAAATCTTGTCTTAATATAAACTCTACTGAAGttttgtactacctctgtccattagTGGGAGTcgaaaatttatctaaatttgaatatatctagacacgTTTTAGGTGAAACTTAAAACCTGATCCcgatgcatatgcacccggtatatATAAAACTTGTTTCAAAaagttagaaaatttagaaaaaaaatcgCATGTAGAGAGACATGTTCTAcgtgtgcacgtaaagtttcacataaaaccgataATTTTTGTGTcccgtgtaaaaaagataaaaaattaTCTCGAGAAATAGATCATTGTAGCACAAAAAATTTATGTTTTTTTACACAGGGCACAAAACATGTCGGTTTTTGGTGAAGCTattttgtgagcatgtaacatgtcaagatatacaagaagcattttttgtattttttaaacatttttaaatatgttgAAAATGCATTTTAAATCATATGCAACCGGGTGCTGAAACACCCTATCCCACTTTTTAGAGCataaatacatccaaatttagagaaCCTATTAAGAACCTTTATAGACGGAGGGATTATTATGTTCCATATTGTATCCGGCAATTTTTTTTGTGTCAATGTTATCTGATCAATAAAGCGGTGGCGCTCTCCTTTCCCGCAAGATGATGTTGTGTTGCTCATTGTACCACGCCCGCGTCTCGGCGTCGATCGCCGATGTGTCAGCCATTAAAAGCGCTAAGTCTTCTTTTCACTTCTTCACTGCGATATTTGCTTTGAGAAGCCCGATCTTTACTTCTTGCTGGTCCAACATCACCGACCACCTTGCATTGGACTTCTCCTACCTTGCTGCCACAAGAGTGGCCTTGTGTTCTTCCCTCATGATTGAAGGCGTTCAGCGGCCGGCACCCCCATCCATTGCCATCTTTGCCGCCTTGTTCCCAATGGGGCGCCCCTCCGAGGCCTCCGCTGCCACCGCGCTTGAAGCCGCCTTCCTTAGCCTTGGAGAGAGCCGCCTAAGTCAAGTTCCAATTCTTGGAAGTCTCGATCCTTTTGAAGACATGGATGAAATTGAACTCGAAGCCATTGTTATCATGGCAGTAAGCTTGGAGCATTTGAAGAAAACTACAAGGAAATTAGCACAATATTCACAAATGTACCAATGCAAATCGGTGAGGCTATGAACAAAATGCGGCTTATGGAGGTACCGCTAGCGGCATGCTTGATGATCTCGGTTTGGATGCTAGGCCACTTGTTGCAACATCCTTGGATGATACCCCAATGGTTTGACATGCTGGATTGGTTGAAGTGAGGATCAACATGTTTGTGCTCGTTAAACGCCACCTTCACCCTCGCCCAATAGGTCTCCAAGTTGGTTCGCGCCGGTGAGAGGGTCCATGCTTACCACCTTCCATGTTTTGGAGAGGCATTCGTCCTCCTTGGACCTCCACCTTGGGCCTCTGTCCGTGGTTCCTGCCTTCTTATTCCCGGCCGGCGCTATCTTCTTTTTCCCGGCTGGCCGGTGCGGGAACCGGtggctcctcctcttcttctttatCCTCATCTCCCCACTCCTCATCTTGCTGGCGTAGGCcaagtactcctcttgcatgtatGCCGAATGTGACCCGGTTTGGATGAGCTCGTGCATGATGGAGTCACCCTACGACATTCCACTGAACACGATGTAGATGTCATGGCCGACATCGTCACACTGCTGCGATGCACCAGCTCCTCAAGCACCTGCACCGCCTGTCGGGAGAGGGGCGCGACGCATGGCCGGCGAGCCATCGTACGAGGCATTGACGTCTTGTGGCGTGAGTCCGGTGAGGAGGCGCTCGTCGCTGGGCGTCTTTCGTTCTGGCGTGAAGTAGGAGTTGGGTTGAAGCCGCAGTGGCGATCTTTGTCGGTGTAATCGGGTGGCAGTAATAACCCGGGGGTAGCTGGCGTGTTATTTCCCGGCAAGGAGACGCTTCTTTGGCTCGCCCAAAGGCCGACACGTGGTGACGATGAAATCGCCTCCAAGATCTTGCGCATCCCCGACTTGGCATTTTTCTCCTTCGCCTAGGCCTCCCTCCCCCACCTATCACTAGAGATGTCCGATGCCCACCAGGCAATGGTCCACCCGGGCAAGTGCTACTTCTCCGCCCTCGGCTTCTTCACTTGCAGCGTGGCGGCTTCGTCGACTGTGTGAGGGACGACGAATTTCCTCGATGACACCTGGGCGGAGGGGGAGGGGGCAAAAAGTGGCGACGAGCGGTATGGAGAAGTGGCAGGAGTGGTGGTGGCAATAAATGATATATGGAGGATAAAAGGGAGGGAAATATAAATTTGGAAAGGAATGTGTCCCCACTCTTGCCGACATGACTCGTTTGGCCGCTTTTCAGCCCCATTCGGCGCCCCCGCTAGCCCCCTCCCCTCCCGTGGGTTGGGTGTGGCTTGGAAGCGTCGGACGAAAAAACGGCCTCTCCCAATACAAAAATGAATTTACGGGAGTCGGCTGAATGAAAAATTGGCTCCAATGTGATTTGCTGGCCAGAGTTTGGTTGCTCGTAGATTTTCCATGCATCTGGGGGACATAGCTCCATAGAAGCTATAGGAGGTCATGCGACCTAAAAGTCACGTTGTGCAATTAGATTGGTTGCCAACAAGTTGTTTTGAGCATCGTAGCAGAAGCCCATGCCCCGTCATTTGGTTGGGCATTTTTCTGTTTCGCATTATCGGGCTGTGTTTGGTTACGAGCCGTTTTCCTACGGTTACCACATCCGATTCATGGCAAGCTTACCAAAGCGATTAACACTGCATACAAGGTGCTCGTCATAATAGCATTTGAGGCAGGGCTAATATATAGCACATAATCATAAACATAGTTCTAGCATTGGATTAGATTGTTGCACCACGAGTCTAGGAATAACTTCTCGTGATGCAACACAAGTTCATCAACCCAAGGGGTTAGTACATACCTCCTCGTCGTACCTCTCTACCACCAAAAATATACATACTtgcatcagttttcatcaaaccTAGCTACTCCCAAAATATACATCATCGTCATGATGTTCATCACTGTCATCAACACCAGAACGAGCACCACAAAAAGAACCCAATACTCGGGCTCCTTAAAGGTAATACTTCTTCATGAAGGTAGTAAACCAGGGCATCCTGCACTCAAGGCTCATCGCAAGGTACCTGGTGGCTTGTGCCTTGTGCTCCATGAGGTGGCTAAATTCATGGTAGATCGTAGTGGGAGAGATGGGTGCTTGCGGAACACGCCAGGCGTAGATCATCTTCATCTGCATAGTTCGCTATGGGCTTGTTGAGAAGATCACCATCCCTCGGGTCAGTCTGCAAACAAGAAGATAGTTAGCTCACCGTCTTATCATACCTTACGATTGAGTGCATGACTGTAAAAATAGGTGCATTGATCGAATCATAATGTGTGGGCAAAGTAGgtttcgttgcctattcgacggtaccccggaggagggatcctcacgtagGGAGGaataagtaggggccataggacgGAGAGCATGCACTcgtgacggtggtacgcgatttacccagcttcggaacactcatgttgttacaatgagttgtggttgtgcctctagggctcccaggatccggcttatataggcgccaagatctagggtttctacggagagtcctagccggaatacaagatgtctAATTACGGaatatacattgccgtgcacgtcacggatccacctagatctaatcttgtcatcatggatccggatacttcatggactgatacgtctccgacgtatcgatatttcttatgttccatgccacattattgatgatatctacatgttatatgcacattttatgtcatattcgtgcattttctggaactaacctattaacaagatgccaaggtgccagttcctgttttctgctgtttttggtttcagaaatcctagtaacgaaatattctcggaattggacgaaatcaacgcccaggttcctattttgcccggaagcatccagaacacccgagagtcgccggaggggggccacacaggccccagatgataggccggcgcggcccaggccctggccgcgcggccctatggtgtcgtcgccccttcaaccttctgacgccgcctcttcgcctatataaaggtcccagacctaaaacctcgagacgaaaaagccacggtacgagaaaccttccagagccgccgccatcgcgaagccaagatccgggggacaggagtctccgttccggcacgccgccgggacggggaagtgccccggaaggcttctccatcgacaccaccgccatcttcatcaacgctgctgtctcccatgaggagggagtagttctccatcgaggctcggggctgtaccggtagctatgtggttaatctctctcctatgtacttcaatacaatgatctcatgagctgctttacatgattgagatccatatgatgagctttgtatcgctactagttgtgtgctactcatgtgatgttattaaagtagtctattcctcctgcatggtgtaaatgtgactagtgtgtgcaccgtgtggttcttgtcgtaggctatgatcatgatctcttgtagattgtggagttaattatcattatgatagtattgatgtgatctattcctccttcatagtgtaatgtggacagtgtgtgcactatgttagttcttggtttattttgcaatgatctattatgctctaaggttatttaaatatgaacattgagttgtggagcttgttaacttcggcattgagggttcgtgtaatcctacgcaatgtgttcatcatccaacaaaagagtgtatgtagcacatatgagaaagagttatttattatgcgatcaatgttgagagtgtccactagtgaaagtgtaatccctaggccttgttcctaaatacttctatcgctgcttgtttactgttttactgcgttactactgccgcgttactactgctcatacttatttataccacctgtatttcactatctcttcgccgaactagtgcacctattaggtgtgttggggacacaagagacttcttgctttgtggttgcagggttgcatgagagggatatctttgacctcttcctccctgagttcgataaaccttgggtgatccacttaagggaaaacttgctgctgttctacaaacctctgctcttggaggcccaacact encodes:
- the LOC124656031 gene encoding uncharacterized protein LOC124656031, with amino-acid sequence MKWSIGGGAMEVDGGGDQSAPSPGLVRGKKRPPSPSSLPGDGEGSPTSDEDDNPWAITDDEEEDEYQGKYRPYTVDDFPRVSTYEQQDELYENPESSLRGPKLLWSLRAFKPEIESHPCGTQYRLSDESEISVHNVGTIDCSNECRCFSMNLLQFIGLKIAGYHHAQPGSAKIFGFFATRDQIEPLRNYVYRREIENYEAVTVKPNTGMARLTLGSPARGICMTSHVLFEFKLCVHTEIPAENGPKDDLLIEGCAEFSNMMETKSFSQNRRIYGEKCGLDVKFLVLINAVQAFVDVEILRAPACGFNLNLYAKTSGFSDVIRLYQGSAEAACRMSSVVAVEIRSYLDLRIEGTPKDDGGVSQNLLPCVWGDRFDSCYHGTVDKVVNLDEFTIVSVKITWRTVD